In Papaver somniferum cultivar HN1 chromosome 1, ASM357369v1, whole genome shotgun sequence, a genomic segment contains:
- the LOC113348338 gene encoding uncharacterized protein LOC113348338, whose amino-acid sequence MIHTLWQCNFSVEIWSWLGSMFGFKNPNSFEDICVAAKHKSPIIKEIWMTAACATMKDLWFQRNKQLFEEVQPNCNAFKCRIYKEVQEGSYRMKGNQWSQEYDFQVLSFFKIGDRKIRFNCIKEIYWTAPATEFTLYCCAGVSFGDPGKAGVGIISRDCRSQVIGTLTGGLGIAPTFIADEFAILCAIEWAALKESTKIIIQSNSIVAIEMFKIGNIPRYIKERWLKVIDMFEKVELTHCIKEVNFSAITLATNGVCLKAGERNIHIGRPSSLKRIEQPRVAYFYLC is encoded by the coding sequence ATGATTCATACACTTTGGCAGTGCAATTTCAGTGTGGAGATTTGGTCTTGGCTtggatctatgtttggttttaaaaatccaAATTCTTTTGAAGACATCTGTGTAGCTGCAAAGCATAAGAGCCCAATCATAAAAGAAATATGGATGACTGCAGCCTGTGCAACAATGAAAGATCTGTGGTTTCAAAGGAATAAACAGCTGTTTGAGGAAGTTCAGCCAAATTGCAATGCATTCAAATGTAGGATATACAAAGAAGTACAAGAAGGAAGCTACAGAATGAAGGGCAATCAATGGAGTCAAGAATATGATTTTCAAGTTTTGTCATTCTTCAAAATTGGTGATAGAAAGATTAGATTTAACTGCATCAAAGAAATTTACTGGACAGCTCCTGCAACTGAATTTACTCTGTATTGTTGTGCTGGTGTATCATTTGGAGACCCAGGAAAAGCTGGTGTTGGAATCATTTCTAGAGACTGCAGAAGCCAGGTAATTGGTACTCTTACAGGGGGTCTTGGTATAGCTCCTACTTTCATTGCAGATGAATTTGCTATATTATGTGCTATTGAATGGGCTGCTCTTAAGGAAAGCACCAAGATAATTATTCAGTCAAACTCAATTGTTGCTATTGAAATGTTTAAAATCGGTAATATACCCCGGTACATCAAAgaaagatggttaaaagtgattGATATGTTTGAGAAAGTGGAATTGACACATTGCATAAAGGAAGTAAATTTTTCAGCAATCACCTTAGCAACCAATGGAGTATGCTTGAAGGCAGGAGAAAGGAATATTCACATAGGAAGACCCTCTTCTCTAAAGAGGATTGAACAACCAAGAGTAGCTTATTTTTACTtatgttga